A window of Quercus robur chromosome 12, dhQueRobu3.1, whole genome shotgun sequence genomic DNA:
TAAGGGGGGAAgcttactctaattaaaagcaCACTCTCAAGTTTGCCGACttatttcctctctcttttccctAGGCAAAGGTGGCCAATCACATTGAAAAAATACAGAGATTTTTTATGGAGAGGGATTGGTGAGGGACGAAAATCTCATTTAGCTAAATGGGCTACTGTTTGTAATCCAATTTGTAATGGAGGATTAGGTATAAGGAACTTTAGAAGATTTAATCAAGCTTTGTTAGGAAAATGGCTTTGGAGATACAGGACAAAGAGGGAGTCTTTATGGAAAAGGGTTATAGAGATAAATATGGGAATGCATGGGGAGAACAATGCACCAAGGCTATTTCAAGTCCATATGGTGCGAGTCTTTGGAGATCAATAAGACAGAAATGGGAGACCTTTTCCAAAAACCTTCAATTTGAGGTGGGTAGTGGCACTAGAGTGAAGTTCTAGCATGACATTTGGTGTGGCGATTGTCCTCTCAAGGTGACTTTTTCAGAGTTATTTAGCTTCAGTAGTGTCAAAGACTCCTCAATTGCTAATGTTTTACGCCTTTCTAATGGGGTGCCCTATTGGGATGTTCACTTTTCTAGACAAGTCCAAGATTGGGAGTTGGAGTCTAGTATCTTTTATGGATCTTATCTATTCCAAGTTTGTTAAGGGTGAGGGAATGGATAGACTTTGCTGGAAACCTGTCAAGAGTTGGGGATTTGAGGTGCATGGTTACTACTATTCACCATCCTTGATTGATGGCATGCTGTTCTTGTGGGAGATGGTGTGGTGCTTGAAGGGCCCATCTAGGGTAGCTTTTTTCTCTTGGACCGCTACTCTAGGGAAGATCTTAAGTATGGATAATCTTTGGAAGAAAAGTATGTTGATCTTAGATCGGTGCCGCATGTGCAAAAAAGTGGGGAGACTGTGGATCCCTGCTCCTTCATTGTCCTATAGCTTTGGAGCTTTGGTCTATAGTAAACTGTTTATTTGGCCtccattgggttatgccaatgACAGTCTTCAATATGTTTGCAACTTGGTAGGGGTCTTTCAGAAAGCATAGAAACATTGTTTATTGGAAGGTTGTGCCACATTGCATTATGTGCTATCTTTGGCATGAACGAAATTTCAGGAGTTTTGAGGGATATGAACGGAATATCCTAGAAATTAAAGCCTTCTTCTTCCATACTTTGTTGGGTTGGAgtgctacttctctctctctctctctctcccttgcTTTTCTCTCTTGCACTTGTTTGatcattgtttttgaattgattGTACTTCTCTTTTAGAACACCGCCGATGTACTATGTTTGcttttttctaatataatttttcgttagttatcaaagaaaaaacacaataaaaggTAAAGGTGTTGTGGCTCCCTTAGGACTCTCTAAGAGTCAAGTTAGTTGAGAGAGGAAATTGATGACTCAACCAAATACAAAAGATACCgcgaaaataaaatttttgaagctatagctcaaatggcacctctACATCCTATAAGAGCAAAGTAAAGGGTCTAAGGCACCAGACTCAAgttctacttatcaaaaaaaaaggaacagaGTGAAGGGTGAGATTATGGGTTCAATACCCACTgagggtgtgtgtgtgtgcaatGTTGAAATATTGGCTAAATCTTTGGGTTGTTTTTGCTTTCTTCCTATGACCTATTTTGTCAGCCCTTCATGCAAGGCAACAACTTTGTGAATTGTTATAGTGCAAAGATGGGAAAATAGGCTTGCATTGTGAAAGAGGCAATACTTATCTAAACATGGGGGGCATTATCAAAGTGTGAAAACAGTGGATCATTTTCTTCTCCAATTTGGAGCTGCTCAATATGGATTTTCCTTGGTAGGGCATGTCTTTGTTtaataatgccaaaaaaaaatggGAGTGAGTGAGATATTGTGTAGATGGACAGAGATGAGATGAAAGATTTTTCTTGTTCTAATAAGTGGATAGGatttgccaagagccttgtagctcaatggCATAGTTTGCTTTCCTTTACTAAGAGAaatagggttcaaatcccccttcCCCCATTACTATAACTATCAAATAAGTAGATAGGATGTAAAGCAAAGGGTGGCACTGCTTGGATGATGGTCTATTCATGTTAGATTTGGTACATATGAACTGAATGCTATACCCAAGCCTAACATATACAGACAACATACCACATGACAAAATCAGAATTCTTACTCACAAGGTAGTACTCTTTGAAGAGCGAGCATCTACATCTTTTACTTCATTCTTGGAAAATATTTGAAGCTGCTCCTCTTTCTTGCCCCTTTCCTTCCTTAGTTCAAGGCACTCTTGTTCctgaatgaaaataataattttcttttagaaagtgaaaatttattaataataaaaaagaagaaagagggacAGCTAAAGAGAATGGCAATAATGTGGGTCTATTAGAAACTAACATAGGAACATCGTGCaaacaaaagcataaaaacataacatcCTATCCACAGCCGTAAGTAAATCACTTCatattgtaatataataataacatttcaaaagaatcataaaatttACATTTCTGCAAGTGCCAAAATTtctagataaataaataaaatactatagGCATGGGCTGGGTGCTGCACTCCTATATGCGATCCTCAGTGtgttgagaggaaaaaaaaatataaaatatgcctacaaaaataaattaaaaatacatatcCCAAAAGCtatattaattcaattaataaatttttgtatccCCACTTTGTCAtgtcctaatttttcaaaaattaccaaGTCACGTGACAATGTCCAAGTCCATGCTTCTTAGGGGTTttgtagaaaaataatattaatttataattattaaaaatagtgCAGTAGggaaataattttggaaaatagcttctctttgaaaattttgttttgcaaaCACGATTTTAAgcattgaaatttcaaattttgcagTGAAATAGTGTTTCAATTTCAATGTAAAATGTGTTTACACTAAagttgtgttttcaaaacacgatttcagtgcaaaaaatgtgataaaatgcaaaatttgaaatttcaatccttaaaatcgtgttttcaaaacacaattttcaaAGACAGACTattctcttaaaacctaaataaTTTAACCACAGAgtgatttttaataattaataatataataatattattttcaaacccccaaaaaaaaaaaagcctagtTCTTAATTTGCAACATACaagaggaaaaacacaattaaCCTAGTAGAGATAGAGACAGTGatagttaaaataaataaataaataaaaaagaggaaaattttgcaaacagtACCAGGTCCGTGAGTTGCTTCGACACATGTCCGAGCTCCCTCTGTAATTTCATTTCAATCACAAACTTAGATTTGGATTTAGATAAATCATAGTAAAGTAAACAGCAATGTATCgattaaactataaaaataagaagaattgTAAACCTTTAACATATCGATTTCGAGTTGTTTATCGTCGAAAGAGACCCTTTGAGAGAGCTGTCGCGGAGGAGAGTAACTCAtcattgtatttgtatttgtaggGTTGTTGATGTAATGGTGagtttgagaagaagaagaagaagaagttgtgcGCAgcggttgttgttgttgttgttttgtagAGGTTAGTGCGAGTTCCTCTACGTGTATGAGTTGATCCAAGAAATCTGCGTCCCATTCTTCGAACCCCTCTTCACTCATCGGCTCCatccaactctctctctctctctctctcgcagaaatttgtgttttgaatttcaaaagTGTCCATAAAAAAGtgtcttttaagttttttttttttttttttccttaacatgaaatatattttcctttcctaaattttaaaacGTGTTTTTCGTTCCTacctaattttttatattttttataattttaagagtATATTTGAATATcgcttattattgaaaattgaaaacactgtaataaaataatttttaaatatgtaaataatgccatgaaactaatttttaataaaatttttgatgaaaaaaaaggtttgtaggtcttatgaacagtgcacaatACCTACTGACAGATGCAGGACACAACTGAAAAATCATTTCAGTTATATCCAAACGTTCACTAAATTAGGATTAAGTGTCTTGATCTCAAGTATACACTCTCTAGTCACCATTGAGGCATAACACCTTCATCCACAATTATTCTTACAATGTACAAAAATCTTCTTCTTATTCAACTTCCACTTGATATTAATGCGATGCTGAATCACATACTTCCTTAAAAGCCTTCCTAAACACTTTGGAGTTTGGAAACTTCATCCCTACCACCAACCTAACATTTGTCATATCAGTCCGCTCATTGAATTATGGGTTGCCAGGCCTTTGCTCATCAAAACCATCCATACTTGCAATATCATCCTCTAAAGCTGGTTCAACCCACTCTTCATCTAAATCTATGTTTGGAAGAGGAACATTGCTTAGGCCAGGTGTATCTGTGTTTGGCTGAGGTGTATTAGTGTTTGGATGAGGTGTATCAGTGGCTGGTTAAGATGTATCAGTGGTTGGAACAGTGTTAAGGTCAGATGGAACTATGTGAGGTGGAGAAGTCTTCTCCTTCCAGACCTTCATTCAATCAATCAAACTCCTCCTCTACCATCATACTAGTATCACCTCTATAGTAGCTCCTGTATCACCCCTTACACTAGGTCCTGCACCAACCCCTATACCAACCTTTGCATCCTCTATAGCAAACCCTACACCACCCCCTGCACCATCAGGAACTTCAATTGCAAGTGGAGGATGACCACTCTCCACATACAGTATGATGGTGTCTCTTGGCCCTCCTTCATTAAACTTACACATGAGCACCACATCTTTATCATCTTGTATGAGCCTCAAATTTTGCTCCAAGTTGCCTCCAGGATCTAAATAATGAACTCTACATGGTTCATCAATCCCCAATTCCTCACATATACCTTctatttcaaaataactaagccTATTGGGATCCCTATACACTATTTCAACTTTCCCACCAAAGTATTCTAAATTAGGATTCCACATAAAAGTACCCCCATAATGAACCTCGAATTTCACTTCCTCATCATCCATCTATAATAACAAATTACCATTTGACACGtacacaattaaaaattaaagaattgtaaACAATAGACACAAAAAAGTAAACACTTGCATGTTTCTATTTTGCTTTTGGGACACAACTCACACATCAGAGGGACCACATTTTTCtgctttgcttttgtttttgttttcctaatAAGCATATGCAAACACTAAAATTTAAACCCAACAGAAACTTGGGTCCACTATGAGACACAATGACTACGACAGACAAAATGCCCATAAACTAGCACAAATCCAAACAACAGGTGGTCACATTTTTTATAAACATCAACAAACATAACTAATATTCTTATTCCATTACATGTAACATTGACCATTGACTAATTACtcaaaaaactataaaacaaCCACATGCCCAAATTAAAAACCCAAACAGTGACTGATTTCTTACTAGGATTTTAGTCCCTTGAACAACCCATTGCTCGTCTAGGTTTATACTTGCAGCACTATTTCAATATCAAATGCAAAATGGGGTTTCTACCAGGATTTTTGTGTTTCTAGGGCTCGTGAGGAAAAGATTCAATGGTTCGTGTTTTTTTATCCATGTTATgttatgatttttaataaaagggtGTTTTTCTAACGTTTGAGGGTGAGGTGGCTAACGAATAGGTAACGGATTGAAGTTCAAGTGGGCAAAGTGTTAAGTTTTAAATCATGGGTAAGCAAAGTGAAAACATGCCATACTATAGGTGAGTTTACTGTAATTTCCTCTTTTTAAGCTTATggtttgtggttttgtttttggatgGGTTAACATATTTGCTATTGTTGTGGTTCATCTTGAATTGGCAATTAAAGAGtctaatttggtttttgtttagtAGCTACATGCAGTAAGTTTCAATCCCTATCTCTTagtttattagaaaaaatattgattaatttgttttttaaatttgtctttCATACATTTATTGAATAATTGAGAATGTTAAGGATTGGAatcctaattttaattttaatttaagtttgattAGTATTTTTCATTTAGTAATTTATTGTTTCATATCAAtgatagaaaattttgagattggAATCCTAATGTACAATTAAAGaggacaaaacaaaaaattatttgaatctTCATATACAACAACCTTTTCATGTATTGTACGATTTAGGGATgagtagaaaataaatataacttgtttcatttaaagaaataataaagaaaaagatatgtttttttaattactattatatCCCTCTTAtgtaagaaattattttaatgaaaagaaagtataaTTTGTCACCAATTTGATAGTTTTGTCATACAGTTTTTTCTCCTCCCAtaggattaaaaaataacacTAAATTAAGTATGCGTTTgactccaaattaaaaagctagcttattttacttttcaacttatttttactactattcataggtcccactgcactttttggtattatttatgggttctactgtactatttcaggtaatttttacttttatctacagtactttcaacaaaaagttttcactttcaacaaaataagcgaatcCCAAACAGACTATAAAGctaaaattttgagaataaGTGTGCCtttggcattggcttaaaaagccagtttttttactatttagcttatttttactactattcatgggtcttattacactttttggtactattcatgagtttcaccgtactattcatgggtattaccttttagttttatttacagaactttcagtaaaaaatttttagttttagataaataaattgttcccaaacagacactgcatttggcattggcttaaaaaattagtttttttttttttttttttttttttttttctatttagtttatttttggtactatttataggccccattacactttttggtactatttatgaatttcactgtattatttcaactattTTTTAGCTTAATCTACcgtattttcagtaaaaaattttcaatttcaactaaataagttgttcccaaacaaacacctctcaacaaaaaaaaaaaaaaaaaaaaaaaaccctagttgtctaaaattttatacaatttttgtgtgtcattattcattaaaattattgttttttttcttcggCCGGTGGGGTAAGCCCAGTGGACACAACTACTAAAGGGAAAAGTCACCGTCTTTGCTAGGTGCTTACCTCTTTTTATATAACCAATTGGCAAGAAAGATGCTTGTAGTTGTGGTTGGAATGGGGTGTGCTTAccttgtaatttattaattaatggagtattattaattaattaaatttggaTAGATTTATTATTTGGTTTAGTATAAAATATTTGCTACTAGTCATtctacaaatataaatatttgttgGTACTGAGAATAAGGCCGAATTTCAAGTTCATAGTAGATTTcacacatataaatatttgttgGTACTGATCCAAATATTTGTtgcttgtataaaaaaaaaatttactacataGATAGTGTTTCCTACTTCACCTTCCTTTGCTTCTCATTCACAGCTTTTATTACACTGTTTGACTCATCCAATAAATTTACTGCAAACAACAGACACAAAgaatccaaacaaacaaaaacccatcacGCCAAGCAAACAAACCCACTGCCTTATGcacttttttttcctacactctctctctctctctctctctctctctagtctacaaagagaaacagaaagagtggttttttatttttttatagggcaaattaataataaaatactaatagtaTAGAACACCCTTTTGTGTGAATGACTCTTTGGAAAGTCCATGcattctagagagagagagagagatatataaaaCAAAGCCAAGATCAGAGGACCCTTTTGTGTGAATTTATTAGTTTCTGagtaaaaaagcaaaaatggTTGGAATTTTCTCAAGGTTTTCTGCCAGCAGGGCTGGCCATCGAAGAACACAAAGTGCACTTGTAAGACTAACACCACACTCTTTCTcttttaatgtttattttgcAATCCTATATAATCTTGTGTTTCTTTGGTAGAAGATTTTATTGTTGATGTTGGACTCGAGTTGACCATTAAAACATTTTAGTGGGTCCTATGATTTTTGTGCAGTTGGGTTGGAATTAATCTTTAAAGTTTGGAGATTTTTTTATCAGGATCTGACGATTGTATTTGATTCTGAATATTGTTATTtggcttctatttttttttgggtttacatttttttaactttctatGGATATGACTATTTAATTCTGGATTGGATTTTGCAAGAACAATTAGTATGATGAATGTGCTATTGAGCTAGTAGTTAATTAACTATTGGCTATAGCTTAGATCAGGTGGTTGGGTTTGAGCTGTTTCTCTGTTGGGGACCTTGTATTCGTCTGCTAGAATTGAAGACTGTGGCTTCcttttattaaattgtatattttaCCCATCAATTTTATATGTAGAGAAATTATTATGTCTTGTTATCTTTTGTTAAACACCTTATATTGCTCTTGATATACcgtgtttcttttctttccatctAAGTTTTGTGTAAACTcagttttctttatttattttcattggtgctgtttttatttattcacaCGTTTGATTTcatctttgttttagtaaataTGTTTGTATAATGATTTGCTATTATCTAGTGCAGGATGAGAGGGAAGTTTTGCCTCCAAATTCAGAGGTTACAGGTGCAGCTACTGCTGTCACTGCTGCTTCTCATGGGATAGAAGTAGCAGTGGAGTTTAAGCCAGTTGAGCATCCGAGTGAACCTCTTGACACTGATAAACCAATTCAATGTCCATTACCTGAACCTTCAATTCTTAATGTAAGCTTAAAACTTGGTGTGCCTTCTAGAATGTTCTGTTATACATTGCAAAGGGTGCAGgcagatgtgtgtgtgtgtgtgtgtgtgtgtgtgtgtgtgtgtgtgtgtgtgtctgtggcACTTTGTTGGTTTGGTTTGCTCTGGATAGACTAGTTTGGATAGTTTatattagaaaagtttttttatttgcgTCTCAATTTAACATTTTTGTCATCCGTATTAGCAGAGGAAGTATTCTCTAGTGGAAATCTGACCAAAAGATTGtcaagaaaactaaaaacagcATGCATGATTGCTTATTGTTTTCTGCATCATCAGagttttgtagaaagcatttTTTCCTTCAGCATTAAAATTTGCTGTGGATCCAAGAACACAGTACAGGTATTTTAAGGTATTAGAAGAATTTGCTAAGAAGCCTCTTAGGCATGAGGATAAACTGCTTAGCCCATCAGGGGTGAAAAGCCTCTGGATTACCCGGTAAATGGTTCTGGCAGGTAGGGTCAGTTGCTTGTAGGAGTTTGATTAACAGTAAAGATTGTTGTACAGTATGCTCTGCAGCATGCAACTAATCTAAGTGAAGTTCTCCtatgccataaaaaaaaatattttgcttagAAAATCAACTTTTACATTGCTAATGCATTACATAATGTAATATATTGACTATAATAATCCCAAAGCAGAAATATAGTTCATGAAAAGCTTATAACAAAATTGATATTCCAaaaattcatcatatatttttatccTAAGACTTACTTTTGCAACCACTGgttatttttcttcctatttatgtgtttcttaaaaatataatgCTGGCAATTAATAAGCTTCGCCAcgaaacaattaataatttataaacatCACCAcgaaacaattaataattttagatGACTTGTCCATTCTGTTTTGTTTGAAGTTCTTGTATGGTAAACATATTCTTGAACATTTTGTGAAAGAAAGTACATGAATAAAGATGGTaaaacaaatttccaaataTAGATGCATTTGTGTGAGTctttgtgtgtgcgtgtgtaaTGCATTGTAGTTGTCAAATATAGAATCATATTGGgaatcaattattattatatatttattttttggtattgtgCATCATAATGTGCagacattttgaaaatttataaaatactataattcatataataattatacatatataataaaattaaagcatTTATGCTGATTCACCTCTTACTCATTATATGTAGTGTCTTTTACATTCTTTTTTGTAGCTTCATATTTGAATCCATTATTTTTGTTGTCAATTATTCTataactagcttgtaaccccatgcatatgcatggagctatggatacacttaaagatatacaataagatgcataatataatttatatatatatatatataatttcaatactattgatagtcatttttatattttattaactcttaaaaaaattttgtaaggatattattaagtataaaatgtaaattgtccatttttttaaattattgtaaagcacttttttttttttttttactatttatttattctagactctttggtttttgtacttagggcatgtttggta
This region includes:
- the LOC126709418 gene encoding uncharacterized protein LOC126709418; the protein is MVGIFSRFSASRAGHRRTQSALDEREVLPPNSEVTGAATAVTAASHGIEVAVEFKPVEHPSEPLDTDKPIQCPLPEPSILNDGRIWKERVSASVRRRADLPVMKEGIALETEAAGTKQRSTQSNRLILPSLSAPEHNLLNLLEDCNPSGI